A single region of the Anguilla anguilla isolate fAngAng1 chromosome 17, fAngAng1.pri, whole genome shotgun sequence genome encodes:
- the LOC118217172 gene encoding coilin-like produces the protein MSASSLNAVRVRLCFEYPPPAVSDCCMCWLFVDLKKCCVVGDLASIMREKFDFSPGTILNLFIDDCYLPPMETVYVLRDNDSIRVKVENQPPVNDIEASSKPEGQFQKANKRLREADEDNEGLRVKKKAPTESQKVDPQPVVEAKEKEKKKKNKSKEKTLPVKPPAAAAAAAPVKQTTPVKSPAVSKSATMPVATPPLPVPTPPLPVSMLSLLVPPPVPTPPLLVPPPVPTPPLPVSMLSLLVPPPVPQPRLPVAMLAMPALTDAANEELSSSSESSDCSEELPPEKGAEVNFPVPSPSWDSSPRTTVTKPVPKKTAPLRWQ, from the exons ATGTCCGCGTCCAGTTTGAATGCGGTACGAGTGCGTTTGTGTTTCGAGTATCCCCCGCCTGCGGTGTCGGACTGCTGCATGTGTTGGTTGTTTGTTGACCTAAAAAAGTGTTGCGTGGTGGGGGATCTTGCGAGCATCATGAGGGAAAAGTTCGATTTCAGTCCCGGTACGATTTTAAACTTGTTCATTGACGACTGTTACTTGCCTCCCATGGAGACCGTTTACGTATTGCGCGACAATGATAGCATCAG GGTGAAGGTAGAAAATCAGCCACCAGTGAATGACATTGAAGCCAGCAGTAAACCTGAGGGCCAGTTCcagaaagcaaataaaagacTCAGAGAAGCAGACGAGGATAACGAGGGGTTAAGGGTGAAGAAGAAAGCTCCGACAGAGAGCCAAAAGGTGGATCCCCAACCAGTCGTGGAGgcgaaggagaaggagaaaaagaaaaaaaacaagtcgaAGGAGAAGACTCTGCCGGTCaaaccaccagcagcagcagcagcagcagcgcccGTGAAGCAGACGACCCCCGTGAAAAGTCCGGCAGTTTCTAAATCCGCCACCATGCCTGTTGCCACGCCCCCCCTGCCCGTCCCCACGCCCCCCCTGCCCGTCTCCATGCTCTCCCTGCTCGTCCCCCCGCCCGTCCCCACGCCCCCCCTGCTCGTCCCCCCGCCCGTCCCCACGCCCCCCCTGCCCGTCTCCATGCTCTCCCTGCTCGtccccccgcccgtcccccAGCCCCGCCTGCCCGTCGCCATGCTCGCCATGCCTGCCCTAACCGACGCTGCCAACGAAGAACTGTCCTCATCATCGGAATCCAGTGACTGCAGCGAGGAGCTGCCTCCAGAAAAGGGCGCTGAAGTTAACTTTCCCGTTCCTTCTCCCTCCTGGGACTCCTCTCCCAGGACCACTGTGACCAAACCTGTCCCTAAGAAGACCGCCCCGCTGCGCTGGCAGTAA